In one window of Bdellovibrio bacteriovorus W DNA:
- a CDS encoding ABC-type lipoprotein transporter, permease protein (COG4591 ABC-type transport system, involved in lipoprotein release, permease component) produces MKEFILISWRNLFRNPRRTLASLCTVALGSAGLLIYQGFNSGVMNQYRENVIHGYYGHGQVYPKDYFGVVHEEPWKQWFEKPDEVEKQIRSSSQVKDVFPRVSFYAFVVKGGITLGGRGEGIIPQRENKFFTEMNFISGTDIQESDQIILGKGLAESIDAKVGDTITILAQTVHGQLNGVDLRVAGIFFTGKQSLDDSFFRIELSQAQQLLDTNRVEMFALATTGVEHWAQAEKDIRSQNSELDPIPFEILDKNYYQNSVDFLDAQFAFIRSIILVIVAMGIFNVISVGLLERAGEVGALRANGETRKRLFKIFILENSFLGLLGGALGIILAVLINSTLLRTGITMPPAPGITRQFIVFLDILPAHYVQALLLPMIATVLASIYPVRKLLKRTIPDLLRTP; encoded by the coding sequence ATGAAAGAGTTTATTCTTATTTCTTGGAGAAATTTATTCCGTAACCCTCGTCGTACATTGGCAAGTCTTTGCACGGTGGCTCTGGGATCGGCGGGGCTTTTAATCTACCAAGGTTTTAATTCAGGCGTTATGAACCAGTATCGTGAAAATGTGATTCACGGTTATTACGGTCATGGTCAAGTTTATCCTAAAGATTATTTTGGAGTTGTGCACGAAGAACCATGGAAGCAGTGGTTTGAAAAGCCGGATGAAGTTGAAAAGCAAATTCGCAGTTCATCTCAGGTAAAGGATGTTTTTCCAAGGGTTTCATTCTATGCCTTTGTAGTTAAAGGCGGAATCACTCTCGGTGGACGCGGTGAAGGGATTATTCCGCAAAGAGAAAATAAGTTCTTTACGGAAATGAATTTTATTTCTGGAACAGATATTCAAGAGTCCGACCAAATTATTTTAGGAAAAGGCCTTGCAGAAAGTATTGATGCTAAGGTGGGGGATACGATTACCATTCTTGCGCAGACAGTTCATGGGCAGCTTAACGGTGTCGATTTACGTGTGGCGGGAATCTTTTTTACGGGTAAGCAGTCACTCGACGATAGTTTTTTTCGAATAGAGTTATCGCAAGCACAGCAGCTCTTAGATACAAATCGTGTTGAGATGTTTGCCTTAGCAACAACAGGTGTTGAGCATTGGGCTCAGGCAGAAAAAGACATCCGCTCTCAAAACTCTGAACTTGATCCTATTCCCTTTGAAATTTTGGATAAAAACTATTACCAAAACTCAGTGGATTTTTTGGATGCGCAATTCGCATTTATCCGCTCGATCATTTTGGTCATCGTAGCAATGGGAATCTTCAATGTAATCTCTGTGGGTCTTTTAGAGCGAGCGGGTGAAGTGGGCGCGCTGAGGGCGAATGGAGAAACTCGAAAAAGACTCTTTAAAATATTTATTTTAGAGAATTCCTTTTTAGGGCTTCTGGGCGGAGCTCTGGGAATCATTCTTGCTGTTCTTATTAATAGTACACTTTTAAGAACGGGGATCACCATGCCTCCAGCACCAGGGATAACAAGGCAGTTCATTGTGTTTTTAGATATTCTTCCTGCTCATTATGTGCAGGCGTTATTATTGCCAATGATTGCGACGGTGCTTGCAAGTATTTATCCGGTGAGGAAGCTTTTAAAGAGAACGATTCCTGATTTATTAAGAACACCATAA
- a CDS encoding ABC transporter, ATP-binding protein (COG1136 ABC-type antimicrobial peptide transport system, ATPase component), with protein sequence MSTLYRLENLGYDYAWNGQTQSVLKSISLEIPKGCFTCIVGPSGSGKTTLLNLLGLLDHSSRGKLFLADQEMTNLSESEREKLRLKKIGFVFQSFYLIPTLTVLENTSYFLPSLGHSPSESKKIAMETLDLLGLADHALKKPLQLSGGQRQRVAIARAIAKKPEVVLADEPTANLDSVTAEKIITAFKELQKHEKTSFIFSTHDSHLVSYAESVLTMKDGELN encoded by the coding sequence ATGAGTACATTGTATCGCCTTGAAAACCTTGGCTATGACTATGCTTGGAATGGGCAAACTCAGTCAGTTTTAAAGTCCATTTCTTTAGAAATCCCGAAGGGGTGTTTTACTTGTATTGTTGGGCCCTCTGGCTCTGGTAAAACGACTCTTTTAAATCTCTTAGGGCTGTTGGATCATTCTTCCCGCGGGAAGCTGTTTTTAGCAGACCAAGAAATGACGAACCTTTCAGAGTCTGAGCGTGAAAAATTGCGTTTAAAGAAAATCGGCTTTGTCTTTCAGTCCTTCTATTTGATTCCCACACTTACAGTTTTAGAGAACACGTCCTACTTCTTACCTTCTTTGGGGCATTCTCCAAGTGAGAGTAAAAAGATTGCGATGGAGACCTTGGATCTTTTGGGGCTTGCGGATCATGCCTTGAAGAAACCTTTGCAGCTATCTGGAGGACAAAGGCAAAGGGTGGCGATAGCTCGTGCTATTGCTAAAAAACCTGAAGTGGTTTTAGCAGATGAACCGACAGCTAATCTGGACTCGGTCACTGCTGAGAAAATTATCACCGCATTTAAAGAGCTGCAAAAGCACGAGAAAACGAGTTTTATCTTTTCAACCCATGATTCTCATTTAGTGAGCTATGCAGAGTCTGTTTTAACAATGAAAGATGGGGAGTTGAATTAA
- a CDS encoding peptidyl-dipeptidase (COG0339 Zn-dependent oligopeptidases), with protein MTTANPLLQAFTNKDQAVPFDKIKVEHYIPALDEAIALAKKNIETIKNQSEAPSFANTIEALESASELSDTISGIYSNLEVANASPEHQALAVEIYPKLTALSSDIALDEAIFQRVKAVYDQRADLNLNGEQSRLLEKTYLSFARNGALLNSADKETLRQIDQELSVLGPKFSENVLKATNSFEMYLDKAEDVAGIPEGILEGAAAAAEAKGKKGQWLFTLSIPSYLPFMTYASSRALREKMWKAFSSRAFSGEFSNQDNVLKIVKLRDQRAKLLGFKTHADFVLAERMAQNPTTVNDFLNKLLTASKQAGEKDVKEVADFAKKLDGVSDIQPWDFAYYSEKLKEEKYAFNEEDLRPYFKLENVVDGVFAHAKKLYGLTFKENKEIPGYHPEVKVYEIYEDGSNKYMGLFYTDFFPRDTKKGGAWMTQFRGQGMIGGEMKRPHISIVCNFTKPTPTKPSLLTYDEVRTLFHEFGHALHGILSECHYASLSGTNVYWDFVELPSQIMENWAGEKEGLDLFAKHYETNALMPAELIEKLKASQKFQAGYMSCRQIQFGMMDMAWHSTPPEHIKDVDSFEESATAETRLFPKIEGANSSTSFSHIFAGGYSAGYYSYKWAEVLDADAFEYFKDEGLFNAEVAQKFKDNILSRGGTEHPMELYKKFRGREPDPAALLRRDGLI; from the coding sequence ATGACAACTGCAAATCCTCTTTTACAAGCTTTCACAAATAAGGACCAAGCGGTTCCTTTTGATAAAATCAAAGTTGAGCACTACATACCTGCTTTGGATGAAGCGATCGCACTTGCTAAGAAAAACATCGAAACAATCAAGAACCAATCTGAAGCTCCAAGCTTTGCAAATACGATTGAAGCCTTAGAAAGTGCCTCTGAACTTTCAGACACTATTTCTGGAATCTATAGCAATCTTGAGGTGGCCAACGCCAGCCCTGAGCATCAAGCTCTCGCAGTAGAAATCTACCCTAAGTTGACAGCACTTTCTTCAGACATTGCGTTGGACGAAGCTATCTTCCAAAGAGTGAAAGCCGTTTACGACCAACGCGCTGATTTAAATCTTAATGGCGAACAATCTCGCCTTTTAGAAAAAACTTATCTTTCTTTCGCGCGCAACGGAGCCTTATTAAACTCTGCGGATAAAGAAACTCTTCGTCAAATCGACCAAGAGCTATCGGTACTAGGTCCAAAGTTTTCTGAGAACGTTCTAAAGGCGACGAACTCTTTTGAAATGTATTTGGATAAAGCCGAAGACGTTGCTGGAATCCCCGAAGGAATTCTAGAGGGGGCTGCAGCTGCTGCAGAAGCAAAAGGCAAAAAAGGCCAATGGCTTTTCACTCTTTCAATCCCGAGCTATTTACCATTTATGACTTATGCAAGCTCACGCGCTTTAAGAGAGAAAATGTGGAAAGCATTTTCATCAAGAGCATTTAGCGGTGAATTCAGCAATCAAGACAACGTTCTTAAGATCGTAAAACTTCGCGATCAAAGAGCAAAGCTTCTGGGCTTCAAAACCCATGCAGACTTCGTCCTTGCTGAGCGTATGGCGCAGAATCCAACAACAGTGAATGATTTCCTTAACAAGCTTCTTACGGCTTCTAAGCAAGCTGGTGAAAAAGACGTTAAAGAAGTTGCGGACTTTGCAAAAAAACTAGATGGCGTTTCAGACATCCAGCCTTGGGACTTTGCCTACTACTCTGAAAAGCTTAAAGAAGAAAAGTATGCTTTCAACGAAGAAGATCTTCGCCCGTACTTCAAACTTGAAAACGTAGTTGATGGCGTCTTCGCCCATGCTAAAAAACTTTACGGCTTAACGTTCAAAGAAAATAAAGAAATCCCAGGCTATCACCCAGAGGTGAAGGTCTATGAAATCTATGAAGATGGTTCGAACAAATACATGGGTCTTTTCTATACAGACTTCTTCCCTCGTGACACTAAAAAAGGTGGCGCATGGATGACTCAGTTCAGAGGGCAAGGCATGATTGGTGGCGAGATGAAGCGTCCACACATCAGCATCGTGTGCAACTTCACGAAACCAACTCCGACAAAACCTTCTCTTTTAACTTACGATGAAGTTCGCACTCTATTCCATGAGTTCGGTCACGCTCTGCATGGAATCCTTTCAGAGTGTCATTACGCTTCTCTTAGCGGAACAAATGTTTACTGGGATTTCGTCGAACTTCCTTCGCAAATCATGGAAAACTGGGCTGGAGAAAAAGAAGGCTTAGATCTGTTTGCAAAACACTATGAGACCAATGCATTGATGCCCGCTGAGTTGATTGAAAAATTAAAGGCGTCACAAAAGTTCCAAGCAGGTTACATGTCTTGCCGTCAAATTCAGTTCGGTATGATGGATATGGCTTGGCACTCAACGCCTCCAGAGCATATCAAAGACGTTGATTCTTTCGAGGAGTCAGCAACTGCTGAGACTCGTCTCTTCCCTAAAATTGAAGGTGCGAACTCTTCAACTAGCTTCAGTCATATTTTCGCAGGCGGATACTCTGCAGGATATTATTCTTATAAATGGGCTGAGGTTTTAGACGCTGATGCTTTTGAATATTTCAAAGATGAAGGTCTCTTCAATGCAGAAGTTGCTCAGAAGTTTAAAGACAATATCCTGAGCCGTGGCGGAACGGAACACCCTATGGAACTTTACAAAAAGTTCCGTGGTAGAGAACCAGATCCAGCAGCTCTTTTAAGACGTGACGGTTTGATTTAA
- a CDS encoding inorganic polyphosphate/ATP-NAD kinase (COG0061 Predicted sugar kinase) has protein sequence MNTDTSAMETSFLKLEKGSAIALVYRLQTAAAVSVAQKVATYLQKKGFEVYTAPGQKLIPGTKAARSKKQLDEIKLAIVLGGDGTYLRGVRVLEGRNIPLLGFNMGSLGFLTVHPEESAFKIIDKTIKGEMALLPTSMLYAKVMRKGKKRVDFHALNDLVLERGSFSQLINTAIYSEKFLVSQIKADGIIVSTPSGSTAYNLAAGGPIVHPEAPVLVVAPVAPHSLTSRPLIFPDQRAISFKLEGKTQKAHLIVDGQKMTEVTAADEVIVMRSCYDHWMVREPNHNFYHLLREKLKFGDRN, from the coding sequence ATGAATACAGATACCTCGGCAATGGAAACTTCGTTTTTGAAACTTGAAAAAGGCAGTGCCATTGCCTTGGTTTATAGACTCCAGACGGCAGCCGCCGTCTCTGTCGCTCAGAAAGTAGCCACATACTTACAAAAAAAAGGTTTTGAGGTCTACACAGCCCCGGGGCAAAAGCTAATCCCTGGGACCAAGGCTGCTCGCTCTAAGAAACAACTCGATGAAATCAAGTTGGCTATTGTACTGGGTGGCGATGGAACGTACTTACGTGGTGTCAGAGTCTTAGAAGGTCGCAATATTCCCCTTCTCGGCTTTAACATGGGGTCGTTGGGCTTTTTAACTGTTCACCCTGAAGAGTCGGCTTTTAAAATCATCGACAAAACCATCAAAGGTGAAATGGCTCTTTTGCCGACCTCGATGCTTTACGCAAAGGTCATGCGCAAAGGGAAAAAGCGCGTAGACTTCCACGCCTTGAATGACTTGGTCTTGGAGAGAGGTTCTTTCTCTCAGTTAATCAATACGGCAATTTATTCTGAAAAATTCCTAGTTAGCCAAATCAAGGCCGACGGTATTATTGTTTCGACGCCTTCAGGATCAACAGCCTATAACTTGGCAGCTGGTGGACCCATTGTTCATCCAGAAGCTCCGGTTTTAGTCGTTGCTCCAGTAGCCCCTCATAGCCTGACATCTCGCCCTCTGATCTTTCCTGATCAAAGAGCGATTTCATTTAAGCTAGAAGGCAAAACACAAAAAGCCCACCTGATCGTCGATGGTCAGAAGATGACGGAAGTAACAGCCGCCGACGAAGTCATCGTCATGCGCTCTTGCTACGATCATTGGATGGTTCGAGAACCGAATCACAACTTCTATCACCTCTTACGTGAAAAGTTGAAATTCGGAGATAGAAACTAA
- a CDS encoding DNA repair protein (COG0497 ATPase involved in DNA repair) — protein MLLELKVSNFAIIENLHISFKDGLNILSGETGAGKSVLLKSLSLLMGGKGSSDTIRTGAQQATIEGSFDISKRPDIIEQLINMGIDHDEHTLIVRRILSAGDRSKVYLNGSLSTLNSLRDIVAPMVELAGHSAPLIEMTGQHENRNLMSKNYHLDLLDQYSGTWDKRLLFTEKFNRYNRIFEEIRELESDAKQKAQRLDFLIYQRDEISNLDLQSGEDVELEVTLKKLKNSNRIGTFVDQAESALYTDDDSAISRINAILKKGMEIANIDPAIAEKVDNLEQAKTLIDESIYELRQYVSRIDSDPAKLEETEARLSDLRKLQKKYGASVDDILAALQEIESEISDLQNSDTKIDSLKKESAVLLKELQVLGKDIHARRLKGSVLLADSVNAELLDLNMKGVTFHVQIMDSEMNSTGLSDVEFMSQTSAKDVKRPLTKFASGGELSRILLSLKRVVGSSHQPRTYLFDEVDTGVSGETAEKVGRKLKTIAQGQQVICVTHLPQVAAFGDIHFFIQKAPDSDSVAMAVSELKTKDRIQEIARLISGEKISKTSLAHAEQLLTEARA, from the coding sequence ATGTTATTAGAACTGAAAGTTTCAAATTTTGCGATCATCGAAAATCTTCACATCTCTTTTAAAGATGGTTTAAACATCCTCAGTGGTGAAACCGGAGCTGGAAAATCTGTTCTTTTAAAGAGCTTAAGCCTTCTTATGGGTGGTAAGGGCTCTAGCGATACCATTCGCACAGGCGCTCAGCAGGCGACGATTGAGGGTTCTTTTGATATCAGCAAGCGCCCTGATATTATCGAGCAATTGATCAATATGGGAATCGATCACGACGAGCACACTTTAATTGTTCGTCGTATCTTAAGTGCAGGAGATCGCTCTAAGGTCTATCTCAATGGCAGCCTCAGCACCTTAAACAGTTTGCGTGATATCGTGGCTCCGATGGTGGAATTAGCGGGACACTCTGCTCCTTTGATCGAAATGACGGGTCAGCACGAAAATAGAAACCTCATGTCTAAAAATTATCACTTAGATCTTTTAGATCAGTACAGCGGGACGTGGGATAAGCGATTGCTATTTACAGAGAAGTTCAATCGCTACAATCGAATCTTTGAAGAAATTAGAGAGCTTGAAAGCGATGCAAAACAAAAAGCTCAGCGCCTTGATTTCTTAATTTACCAACGCGACGAGATCTCTAACCTTGATTTACAGTCCGGCGAAGACGTTGAACTTGAAGTCACTTTAAAAAAACTTAAAAACTCAAATCGCATTGGAACTTTTGTCGACCAAGCCGAGAGTGCTCTATACACAGATGACGACTCTGCTATTAGTCGCATCAATGCCATTCTTAAAAAAGGTATGGAGATCGCCAATATTGATCCGGCTATTGCTGAAAAGGTTGATAACCTTGAACAGGCAAAAACCTTGATCGACGAAAGCATCTACGAGCTACGTCAATATGTTTCAAGAATTGATTCGGACCCAGCTAAACTTGAAGAAACGGAAGCTCGTCTTAGTGATCTCCGCAAATTGCAAAAGAAATACGGCGCAAGTGTTGATGACATTTTAGCAGCCCTTCAAGAAATTGAATCTGAAATCTCTGACCTTCAAAATAGCGATACTAAAATTGATTCTCTAAAAAAAGAATCCGCGGTTCTTCTGAAAGAGCTACAAGTTCTTGGCAAAGATATTCACGCTCGTCGGCTAAAAGGCTCTGTCCTTTTAGCCGATAGCGTGAATGCTGAGCTTTTAGACTTAAACATGAAGGGCGTAACCTTCCATGTTCAGATTATGGATTCAGAGATGAACTCGACGGGTTTAAGTGATGTTGAGTTTATGAGCCAGACCTCTGCTAAAGATGTTAAGCGCCCTTTAACGAAGTTTGCCTCTGGTGGTGAGCTCAGTCGTATTCTTTTGTCGTTAAAGCGTGTTGTAGGCTCTTCTCACCAGCCCCGCACTTATCTATTTGATGAAGTCGACACCGGCGTTTCTGGAGAAACGGCTGAAAAAGTCGGTCGTAAATTAAAGACGATCGCCCAAGGCCAACAAGTGATTTGTGTAACTCACTTACCGCAAGTTGCGGCTTTTGGTGATATCCACTTCTTTATCCAGAAAGCCCCAGATTCTGACTCTGTGGCTATGGCTGTGTCTGAGTTAAAAACGAAAGATCGTATTCAAGAGATCGCCCGCTTGATCAGTGGAGAAAAGATTTCTAAAACATCTTTAGCCCATGCTGAACAGCTTTTAACCGAAGCACGCGCCTAG